The Phaseolus vulgaris cultivar G19833 chromosome 10, P. vulgaris v2.0, whole genome shotgun sequence DNA window TAGTGATATATTTGgcataactaaattttaaatctatGTGGATTGTCTCCTTTTATTGGATGTATAAGTTGTTTTCATTTCACTAAGCCCAAATTAACATGTGTAGACGTTGTTTTACAACATGTACAAACCTATTAGAAAACTCTTATACTATTTGTAGATGTTCAACCAGTTTGATTAACAATCTGTTTAAGCAAACTTGGTATGGTTTAATTTTTAGTGggatttattttcttaattagcAACATTCATACATTGTATTGGTTGTAAGTTTTAACTGTTTAAAAGagcaaaatgaaaatataagtatataaatgtaaaaaaaaaactatttaaataaatatataatttagatttACGTAAACATATTCTAAATTTGGAAGAGAAACAAAACTTGAAGGCTATGCTTCAGAGATTAGATTCTTAAGGTTTTTTCATGTGATTGcatatgattgttgttacttgaagtgtcagcctagttgagatgtcaagttgcatagtgatgcctaacattaaagtttttataaaaaaaaagttaagttaaaCTTATTGTGATAAACTTTTCTATTTTGGTGATATGGTGTGTGAGAAATTATGTTAGATTTCAGGTTAAGATTGATTTTTCAAGGGTCATTTACACAATTAAAGATTTCACTTGCCTAGTGGGTAATTCGTCTAAAAGCTCTGTGAGGAATAATATGTTTGATTTTAATGTGCTTAAGTTCTTTGATATAAATACTAATGGTGTTGCTAGGGGTTCTCCTGGTCTTGCTGTTTGTGGTGGTATTTTTTGTGGGAATATGAGGGAGTTTATTGGTGATTTCTCTGCTTTCCTTGATATTCAGATTGCTTCgattgttgagttttatggatGTATACGTGCTATTGAAGAAGCTCAAGAGATGGGTCTTACTAGTTTATGGGTTGGATGTGATTTTGCCTTGATTTGTGCTGCATTTACtgttaggactaatgttccttgGATTATTCGTAATAGGTGGAACATTTATCTTAATTACtatgggaaaatcaggtttaggattTCTCACATTTTTCAAGAAGGGATTGCATGTGCTAACACTCTTGCTAAGTTAGGGTTTATTCATAGAGAACAATTTCATTAGTATAATAGGTTTCCATCTAGTCTTttcttagaattatttattaataggtatagattACCTAAGTATCGCTTTTGTTAGATTTttatatatgagttttggtttaatCTCCCCATATTTGTTTGTATTtcctttatttctttctttgtaaataataatttttttcatgtggtggcagatgattgttgttacttgaggtgtcagcctaactgagatgtcaagttccATAGTAATACCTAACAtgagagtttttaaaaaaaagtaatttatataaaaaaaatacttatttatattttatactagaaaaacatgtttattttatttttaatatattaaaaaaagttcaaatttaatttcttcactcatttttatttatttttaagtattatttttatcttttaattcaaaaaatatatatattttagtataATGCAAActaatttctgtttttttttcacCTAACATCATAGACTAAGTTTGGTCATGCTAATTATTTTTCGTCTCGATAATTCTATTGTTAGACTGAGTTTGGTcatactaattatttttcatcTCGATAATTCTATTTGCATTAGTCCATACTAAACATGCGATAAACCTAAACTCTCAATTCTAAATAATaaatcctaaatcctaaatcttaaatctaaaatctaaacagttaaaatattttttttaaaaattaattctttttaatttaaaaacatttacaTTTTCCTTAAAAACGAACATTTAAGGTTATTCAAGCTATCATAGTAAAAAAAGTTCTTAAGGATTTTTCTGGGTAATCTgctcaattaatttttttctttttaatttcttttggaagtgtttataaaaaaaaagttatctcAAAAGgtctttaatattttatttatttcatattttaataattaaatagagacacacataataaattaaaatgatataagaataatctaaaatatagaGTTCACAATAATATTCATCAAAAAAACTTGTATTACTCCTTTCCAAGAAAAACAACAACTCTATATTATTGTTCcttttaccaaaaaaaaaagaaaaactcttATTCTTGATACATCATTTCCCGTATTCATGTGTGAGGGTAACACAGTTACTTCATTTCATTAAGGAAGCACAATTTGGAACTGTGGATGTAGCTGTTCCATGTGCATTAGTACAAGAACAAGAAGCTGGTTTTCCTGGTACAGAAGATTTAATGGTAACTTGATCCAAAACAATGTTGAAACAACCTTGTGAACTGCAAGCTAAGGTAATGGCTTTGTCGTCTGCAGATGTTCCTGTAAACCCTCGAAATGTCACCCCACTCACTTCAACTCCTCCTCCACTCTAATTGTGCCAAATTCAATGCAACATTATATGCAATGAACACCATAAGCAAGTTGAAATCATCACAAGATATAATAATATGAAAGCAGAGTTAAGTATATACCTTTAAACTCACATAGTTTTGATTTATAATTATTGGGTTGGAAACCTGTGTTAATGTAATTTTCTCATAAGTGATGCTTCTGGCATAACCTAGTCCACCCtgtaaaaatattacaatatatCAAATATTCTGTTACATTCATCTGAATCATTACTCTCTCAGAAAACATAATACCATGGTTTTGAGTTGCAGAAAAATCCCTTAAATACCTGAAATGTCTTTATTCTTGCTCCATTTGTAGTTTTGTTGAAGCTGCAATCATATACATAAACGTGTTCCACCTTGTCATGGCCATCGTTTCTACCCAGGCTACCAATGCTGATTAATCCATTCATGCCAAGTTAGAAATAACACAAAGCTATTAActcaatgaagaaaaaaattctaTAGATCGATGTGATGTTCATGTATTATTTTCATGTTTGTTATAGAACAAAAGATAATTTGATCAAACCTTATTCCATGGCCTGGTCCACAAGCAACTCCAGTAGCATTGATGTAAGAGGACTCACCTATGATTGCAATGCAGTCATCACCTGCTTATAGAAAGACAGCATGAGTTAAAGTTGCAGATATAATATGAAATTGTTCTAAAATTCTACtgaaatttgaataagaacataAGATGAAAACTTGGTTTACCAGCAGCTATATTGGAATCTTTTATCAAGATATttttggaagaagaaatgtCGATTCCATCAGTGTTGGGACTATTAGCAGAAGACTGAATGGTAATATGAGAGAATGTTGCACCCACACAACCATTTATGGTTATGTGAGCTTCTGGACTATTCATGATACTCAAATAACTAACACTGAGACCATTGCATGCATTGAAACTAAGGACCTGCAACATCAAAATTACAAAAGTTCATCATAATACTACTATAAccaaccaaaaaaaaaacagattatGCAGCAAAAGATCAATAAATGAATACTTTGAGTATAAAACAAAAAGTTGTGGAAATATAAAGTGTAAGATATCATCTAACCGAGGGTCGTGGACAGTTTTTGCATGCCCACCAAGTAGAACCGAAGCCATCGATTGATCCTCCAGTTCCATCAATAGTGAGACCATTCACGTTTGTGATCAAAATTATCGTAGATTTATCACCTAGCCATGCATTCTGGGTTGCTACTGCTATTCTTCCTTGAAGCTGCAAGTGatggaaaaataataaacaaaataaataatacatttaCTTTATTGTAAGGAATTCTTGAAAAAATTGGACTTGTATTTTTATGATATAGATATTTAATATTAACgagaaaaattggaaaaatagttaaaaaaaaaaaaaaaaaaaaaaatatatatatatatatatatatatatatatatatatataatctaacTCAATTACTTGGATAAGAAAAGTAAAGAATTTcttaacaatattttatttcagtagtctgtttttaatttagataattttttaatcatttttgtAAATTGGTCAAAGTTTTGCTTATAAACTTAATATCATTAAAAAGAGTTAATTTGTGTTTGGGATAATGATGTAATTATTCAATTGTTTCATATTTGACATTTTCACATCATTAATtcttaattgaaaaatattaaattattttaacatcatTAGAAATCCCTACTGAAAAAATTAATGACATATTTACTATAAGTATTTATTAAACCTACTAtatacttttgatttataaGAAATTACAACTCAATTGCTATTTTTATTACTCTTTTGAGCATTTATTaccattaatatattttagatataaCTTATCTATTATCTactaatatagtaattaataatttattttaaatatttttatcagtaaatatatatattatactaaATATCTCAACTCTTATAAACCAATAGTGAAATATCAATTTCTTTCAAtcccaaaatatttttatactataAACTGTTTCCAAAATACACTCATTCTCATGACTTGACAACTTAAGTAAGGCGTTAATAAGTTTTTCACCACCCATACCCATCataacatataatttattttaagtagTATTTGATTTAAAtagttttcatttaatttaattcattttcatACTTTAAATAACACAAATGAACTTTAAAtaacaaactattaataaattattcatttaaacaaaaattaaaatttattaacaaaataatttaattttaatttcactcctccaagataaaaatatatttaaatttgatataaGTCAAatttttctacaattttataattttaaataaaaaatttgaatctGTAGTCAAATGTACGTCTTTGTGTGGGGTTAAACAATATATACATTACATTTTATGTTTGctttatttaagaatttttttttaatttagttggaactaatttttaaataaaatatattatcaatatatttatttaaacttttttataaataaaaaaatataaatttagagtACTGttcatataaaagaaaaattatacattaacaaatattaattctgcattgttatatttttagttGTGCGAACCTTAAAAGGACAA harbors:
- the LOC137819115 gene encoding uncharacterized protein; translation: MFDFNVLKFFDINTNGVARGSPGLAVCGGIFCGNMREFIGDFSAFLDIQIASIVEFYGCIRAIEEAQEMGLTSLWVGCDFALICAAFTVRTNVPWIIRNRWNIYLNYYGKIRFRISHIFQEGIACANTLAKLGFIHREQFH
- the LOC137819206 gene encoding probable polygalacturonase At3g15720: MQRLISWVLILCFVSPCFCERLMGSANTYNVIDYGAHGDGKTDDSQAFLSAWQKTCSTKGASTLVIPSKGVFLLKKNIILKGPCQATNIKIQLQGRIAVATQNAWLGDKSTIILITNVNGLTIDGTGGSIDGFGSTWWACKNCPRPSVLSFNACNGLSVSYLSIMNSPEAHITINGCVGATFSHITIQSSANSPNTDGIDISSSKNILIKDSNIAAGDDCIAIIGESSYINATGVACGPGHGISIGSLGRNDGHDKVEHVYVYDCSFNKTTNGARIKTFQGGLGYARSITYEKITLTQVSNPIIINQNYVSLKSGGGVEVSGVTFRGFTGTSADDKAITLACSSQGCFNIVLDQVTIKSSVPGKPASCSCTNAHGTATSTVPNCASLMK